In the genome of Fulvivirga maritima, one region contains:
- a CDS encoding transposase translates to MRDQELFQPQDYLTPKWYLFKNSTLGKVYNTIPWSQLSECLPKENRGPGAPRWFSAQGMFGLMFLKSYLNLSDEKLIERFNTDWSLQLFCNKLLDDNQRIKDKAILSRIRTYMADNTDWQQLQEVLIHHWKRDMNNTHVLLMDATCYESYIRFPTDVKLLWESCQWVFEKQLYRWSKILGVKRPRSKYIDQKRKQMSYDRSRKKTYKAGRKRKKALIYLLSKGLGQLQYLLNENPQIQLHFQERAYLKTIQKVLGQQQFLQHHPAKELKNRIVSLPRPYVRPIVRGKETKRVEFGMKAHMLQVDGICFIDAMEFRAFNESTRLKISSLKHRSIFGSLHQLGADRIYATNANRKYLTVRKVFTCFPKKGPKINKPEESKLRSLISNQRATVMEGSFGTHKTAYGLNKIKVKGEKREMIHVFFAVMMANAVKMSKKKSENIPLLQAA, encoded by the coding sequence ATGAGAGATCAAGAGCTTTTCCAACCGCAAGATTACTTAACTCCAAAATGGTACTTATTCAAGAATAGCACCTTGGGGAAAGTTTATAATACTATTCCTTGGAGTCAACTTTCAGAATGTTTGCCAAAGGAAAATAGAGGCCCAGGCGCACCCCGCTGGTTTTCGGCCCAAGGCATGTTTGGTCTAATGTTTCTAAAATCTTATTTAAACCTGAGTGACGAGAAGTTAATAGAACGATTTAATACTGACTGGAGCCTTCAGCTTTTTTGCAATAAATTGTTGGATGATAACCAAAGAATTAAGGATAAGGCCATTTTAAGTAGAATCAGGACGTATATGGCTGATAATACTGATTGGCAACAACTTCAGGAAGTACTCATTCATCATTGGAAAAGAGATATGAATAATACGCATGTTCTCTTAATGGATGCCACTTGCTATGAAAGTTATATTCGTTTTCCTACCGATGTAAAACTACTTTGGGAAAGCTGTCAATGGGTGTTTGAAAAACAGCTTTACAGATGGAGTAAAATATTAGGTGTAAAACGGCCTCGCTCCAAATATATAGATCAAAAACGCAAGCAGATGTCTTACGATCGTAGTCGAAAAAAGACATACAAAGCTGGACGCAAGCGTAAAAAGGCATTGATATATCTACTGTCCAAAGGGCTTGGACAGCTGCAGTACTTACTCAATGAAAACCCACAAATACAGCTTCACTTTCAAGAGCGAGCATACCTAAAAACAATACAGAAGGTACTTGGGCAACAGCAATTCTTGCAGCATCATCCAGCTAAAGAATTGAAAAACAGGATAGTATCGCTTCCCAGACCTTATGTCAGGCCTATCGTACGAGGCAAAGAAACTAAAAGGGTTGAGTTTGGAATGAAAGCCCACATGCTTCAGGTTGACGGCATCTGCTTTATTGATGCCATGGAGTTCAGGGCATTCAATGAAAGTACCAGACTAAAAATAAGTAGTTTAAAACATAGATCGATATTTGGCTCCCTTCATCAGCTGGGGGCAGATCGCATTTATGCCACTAATGCCAACAGAAAGTATTTAACAGTAAGGAAAGTGTTCACTTGCTTTCCAAAGAAAGGCCCCAAGATAAACAAACCTGAGGAAAGCAAACTCAGAAGCCTCATCTCTAACCAGAGAGCAACCGTGATGGAGGGAAGTTTTGGTACCCATAAAACGGCTTACGGCCTGAATAAAATCAAGGTTAAGGGAGAAAAACGAGAAATGATACATGTATTCTTTGCCGTTATGATGGCCAATGCTGTTAAGATGAGCAAAAAGAAATCAGAAAACATACCACTACTTCAGGCCGCCTAA
- the rpsJ gene encoding 30S ribosomal protein S10 → MNQKIRIKLKSYDHNLVDKSSEKIVRAVKTTGAVVSGPIPLPTIKEKFTVLRSPHVNKKSREQFQLCTYKRLVDIYSNSTKTVDALMKLELPSGVDVEIKV, encoded by the coding sequence ATGAATCAAAAAATTAGAATAAAATTAAAGTCATACGATCATAATTTGGTTGATAAATCTTCTGAGAAGATCGTAAGAGCGGTAAAAACTACCGGAGCTGTAGTAAGTGGACCTATTCCTCTTCCTACAATAAAGGAGAAGTTTACTGTGTTGAGATCACCTCACGTTAATAAGAAATCAAGAGAGCAGTTTCAACTATGTACTTACAAAAGACTAGTTGATATCTACTCTAACAGTACTAAGACTGTTGATGCATTAATGAAATTAGAATTACCTAGTGGAGTTGATGTTGAGATCAAAGTCTAA
- a CDS encoding isopenicillin N synthase family dioxygenase, with protein MPDILYDEVPSLDLNDFRNGTEAQRKQFVEDLGNAYNNIGFVAIKGHYLTDEMSENLYSSIKQFFALTDDVKQKYEIEGLAGQRGYVGKGKEHAKGRKTGDLKEFFHIGQEVTDGDPIKEEYPDNVAVKELPEFLEIGLEVYERLERTGVEMLRAIALYLGLEENYFDDKVKNGNSILRPIHYFPIENPEEVPEDAVRAAEHGDINLITLLMGASADGLQVLRRDGEWIPITALPEQLVVNVGDMLERLTNKKLKSTIHRVVNPPKDQMKSSRFSIPFFMHPRSDMDLTCLDNCIDADHPKQFDDITAGEFLNQRLAEIGLKK; from the coding sequence ATGCCTGATATTTTATATGATGAGGTGCCATCGTTAGATTTAAATGATTTTAGGAATGGTACTGAAGCTCAACGTAAGCAGTTTGTAGAAGATTTAGGTAACGCTTACAATAACATTGGATTTGTGGCTATTAAGGGACATTATCTAACTGATGAAATGTCTGAAAACTTATACAGCAGCATAAAACAATTTTTTGCCTTGACTGATGACGTTAAGCAGAAATATGAAATTGAGGGCTTAGCAGGACAACGCGGTTATGTGGGGAAAGGAAAGGAGCATGCTAAGGGAAGAAAAACCGGTGACCTAAAGGAATTTTTCCATATTGGTCAAGAGGTAACTGATGGAGATCCTATAAAAGAAGAGTATCCTGATAATGTAGCCGTGAAGGAGTTGCCTGAATTTTTGGAAATAGGCCTGGAAGTTTACGAGCGACTTGAAAGAACTGGAGTGGAAATGCTTCGTGCTATTGCTTTATATCTAGGGCTTGAGGAAAACTATTTTGACGATAAGGTGAAGAACGGAAACAGTATTTTAAGACCTATTCATTACTTTCCTATAGAAAACCCTGAAGAAGTTCCTGAAGATGCTGTAAGAGCAGCAGAACATGGTGATATCAATTTAATCACCTTGCTCATGGGAGCAAGTGCTGATGGCTTACAAGTTCTAAGGAGAGATGGCGAATGGATTCCGATTACTGCTTTACCCGAACAGTTGGTAGTTAATGTAGGGGATATGCTCGAGAGGCTTACTAATAAGAAATTGAAATCTACTATTCATAGAGTGGTTAACCCGCCCAAGGATCAAATGAAAAGTAGTCGTTTTTCTATTCCATTCTTCATGCACCCGCGTTCTGATATGGATTTGACATGTTTAGATAATTGTATTGATGCTGATCACCCTAAGCAATTTGATGACATTACTGCTGGAGAATTTCTAAATCAGCGATTAGCGGAAATAGGCTTAAAGAAGTAA
- the rpsL gene encoding 30S ribosomal protein S12, producing the protein MPTIQQLVRKGRKKLVSKSKSPALDSCPQRRGVCTRVYTTTPKKPNSAMRKVARVRLTNGKEVNAYIPGEGHNLQEHSIVLIRGGRVKDLPGVRYHIIRGALDTAGVNGRLQRRSKYGAKRPKK; encoded by the coding sequence ATGCCTACTATTCAACAATTGGTAAGAAAGGGGAGAAAGAAATTGGTGTCCAAATCGAAGTCACCAGCTCTTGATTCGTGTCCACAGAGAAGAGGAGTATGTACAAGGGTATATACAACTACCCCAAAGAAGCCGAATTCGGCTATGAGAAAAGTAGCAAGGGTTAGACTTACTAATGGTAAGGAAGTTAACGCTTACATTCCTGGTGAAGGTCACAATCTACAAGAGCACTCTATCGTGCTTATTAGAGGTGGTAGAGTAAAAGATTTACCAGGTGTTAGGTATCACATTATTCGTGGTGCGCTGGATACAGCCGGAGTAAATGGTAGGCTGCAAAGAAGATCAAAGTACGGTGCTAAAAGGCCAAAAAAATAA
- a CDS encoding VanZ family protein produces the protein MNKYLIGAFLWSLLILVLTLTPGESVPDVSLFDYDKLGHAFIFFVLSFLSINGIYRHPRCQARITKAVVIGVLFSAFYGFAIELIQSVIPGRSMEAMDAVANIIGSILGLSLFYLMNKLRT, from the coding sequence GTGAATAAATACCTCATTGGAGCGTTTTTATGGTCTCTCCTCATTTTAGTTCTTACACTTACACCAGGAGAGTCCGTTCCCGACGTCAGCCTGTTTGACTATGATAAGCTAGGGCATGCATTTATCTTTTTTGTATTGTCTTTTTTATCAATAAACGGCATTTACAGACATCCTAGATGTCAAGCGCGTATCACTAAGGCAGTGGTAATTGGGGTATTATTTTCAGCATTTTATGGGTTCGCTATAGAACTCATTCAAAGCGTTATTCCTGGTAGATCTATGGAAGCTATGGATGCCGTAGCCAATATAATTGGATCTATTTTGGGATTATCTTTGTTCTACCTAATGAATAAGCTTAGAACATAA
- the fusA gene encoding elongation factor G gives MARDLRLTRNIGIAAHIDAGKTTTTERILYYTGVSHKIGEVHDGAATMDWMEQEQERGITITSAATTVFWPYNGEQYHINIIDTPGHVDFTVEVNRSLRVLDGLVFLFSAVDGVEPQSETNWRLADNYKVARIGFVNKMDRDGADFLNVCKQVKEMLGTKAVPLQLPIGAEAGFKGVVDLVEMKAMVWNDEDLGMTFSEVEIPADMKEEVDSYREHLLEAVAEYDETLMEKYFEDPESITRDEVIAALRKATIDLAFVPMLCGSAFKNKGVQTMLNYVMELLPSPLDRDNIVGTDPDTEEKISRRPSTEAPFSALAFKIATDPFVGRLCFVRSYSGLLDSGSYVFNTRTNKKERISRIFQMHANKQNQIEKLHAGDIAAVVGFKDIKTGDTLCDEGNKIVLESMVFPEPVIGYAIEPKTQADVDKMGMAIAKLVEEDPTLQVNTDEETGQTILRGMGELHLDIIMDRLKREFKVEVNQGAPQVAYKEDITTLVDHKEVYKKQSGGKGKFADIVFKLSPADPDEDGNIKPGLQFVNSITGGVIPKEFIPAVQKGFEQAMVNGPLAGYPIEAMKVELYHGSFHDVDSDALSFELAARLGFKAAAKKAGPQLLEPVMKVEVVTPEEYMGSVTGDLNKRRGLMRGMDTKGNSQVIKADVPLSELFGYVTDLRTITSGRATASLTFSHYDPVPKNLAEKVIEEVKGAAVN, from the coding sequence ATGGCAAGAGATCTTAGATTAACAAGAAACATAGGTATCGCTGCACACATCGATGCTGGTAAAACAACAACTACAGAACGTATTCTTTATTATACTGGTGTAAGCCACAAAATCGGTGAAGTTCACGACGGTGCAGCTACCATGGACTGGATGGAGCAGGAGCAGGAAAGAGGTATTACAATTACTTCAGCTGCGACTACTGTATTTTGGCCTTATAACGGAGAGCAGTATCACATTAACATTATAGATACTCCAGGACACGTTGACTTTACAGTAGAGGTAAACAGATCATTAAGAGTATTAGATGGTCTTGTGTTCCTTTTTAGTGCTGTTGATGGTGTAGAGCCTCAGTCAGAAACTAACTGGAGATTAGCTGATAACTACAAAGTGGCTAGAATCGGTTTCGTTAATAAAATGGACCGTGATGGAGCAGACTTCTTGAATGTATGTAAGCAAGTGAAGGAGATGTTAGGAACTAAGGCTGTGCCTTTACAGTTGCCTATCGGAGCTGAAGCTGGATTCAAAGGAGTTGTAGACTTAGTGGAAATGAAAGCTATGGTTTGGAATGATGAAGACCTTGGTATGACATTTAGCGAGGTAGAGATTCCAGCCGACATGAAAGAAGAAGTAGACAGTTACAGAGAGCACCTATTGGAGGCCGTAGCTGAATACGACGAAACTTTGATGGAAAAATATTTTGAAGATCCTGAATCTATAACTAGAGACGAAGTAATAGCTGCTTTAAGAAAAGCTACTATTGATTTAGCTTTCGTTCCTATGCTTTGTGGATCAGCTTTCAAAAACAAAGGTGTTCAAACAATGCTTAACTATGTAATGGAACTTTTACCGTCTCCATTAGATAGAGATAACATCGTTGGTACTGATCCTGATACTGAAGAAAAAATATCAAGAAGACCATCTACAGAAGCTCCTTTTAGTGCACTTGCATTTAAGATCGCTACTGACCCATTTGTTGGTAGACTTTGCTTTGTACGTTCTTATTCTGGATTATTAGATTCAGGTTCTTATGTATTCAATACAAGAACAAATAAGAAAGAGCGTATCTCTCGTATTTTCCAAATGCATGCTAATAAGCAAAATCAAATTGAGAAATTACACGCTGGAGATATTGCTGCCGTAGTAGGATTTAAAGATATCAAAACCGGAGATACTCTTTGTGACGAAGGTAATAAGATCGTTCTAGAGTCAATGGTATTCCCTGAGCCAGTAATTGGTTATGCTATCGAGCCTAAAACTCAGGCCGATGTTGATAAAATGGGTATGGCTATCGCTAAGTTGGTAGAGGAAGATCCTACATTACAAGTAAACACTGATGAAGAAACAGGTCAAACTATCCTAAGAGGAATGGGAGAGCTTCACCTTGACATCATCATGGATCGTCTGAAAAGAGAATTTAAAGTAGAGGTTAACCAAGGTGCTCCTCAGGTAGCATACAAAGAAGACATTACTACTTTAGTTGATCATAAGGAAGTATATAAGAAGCAGTCTGGTGGTAAAGGTAAGTTTGCGGATATCGTATTCAAACTTAGCCCGGCTGATCCTGATGAAGATGGTAATATCAAACCAGGTTTACAATTTGTAAACAGTATTACTGGTGGTGTTATCCCTAAAGAATTTATCCCAGCTGTTCAAAAAGGATTTGAGCAAGCGATGGTAAATGGACCTTTGGCAGGATATCCTATCGAAGCAATGAAAGTTGAATTATACCATGGTAGCTTCCATGATGTGGATTCAGATGCATTGTCTTTTGAATTAGCAGCAAGATTAGGTTTCAAAGCTGCAGCTAAAAAAGCTGGACCTCAATTGCTAGAACCTGTAATGAAAGTTGAAGTTGTAACTCCTGAAGAGTACATGGGATCTGTTACTGGTGACTTGAACAAGAGAAGAGGTTTGATGAGAGGTATGGATACTAAAGGTAATTCACAAGTAATTAAAGCTGATGTTCCATTGTCTGAATTATTCGGATATGTAACTGATTTAAGAACTATTACTTCTGGTAGAGCAACTGCATCATTAACATTCTCTCATTACGATCCAGTTCCTAAGAACTTGGCAGAAAAGGTAATTGAAGAGGTAAAAGGAGCGGCCGTTAATTAA
- the gcvH gene encoding glycine cleavage system protein GcvH, protein MNIPESLKYTKDHEWVKIEGDTATVGITDFAQSELGDIVYVEIETEGEEVEKGEVFGTVEAVKTVSDLFMPISGTVEEVNSELESAPELVNEDPYEKGWLIKIKITDTDSSELLSAEEYKEVIGG, encoded by the coding sequence ATGAACATACCTGAATCATTAAAGTACACAAAAGACCACGAGTGGGTGAAAATTGAAGGCGACACAGCCACTGTGGGTATCACTGATTTTGCTCAGAGCGAACTAGGTGATATTGTTTATGTGGAAATTGAAACTGAAGGAGAAGAAGTAGAAAAAGGAGAAGTTTTCGGTACAGTAGAAGCTGTAAAAACGGTATCTGATCTGTTTATGCCTATTAGTGGTACAGTAGAAGAAGTAAATTCTGAACTAGAATCTGCTCCAGAATTGGTAAATGAAGATCCTTACGAAAAAGGTTGGTTAATCAAAATAAAAATAACTGACACTGATAGTTCAGAATTATTATCTGCCGAAGAATACAAAGAAGTTATAGGAGGATAA
- a CDS encoding energy transducer TonB — MEAKKSKKADLRGKSGLFFQIGLLLAMCLVVFAFEFKNYDEGAQVETAQVQDDFEDLLEIPPTEQPPPPPPKVQQPEIIEVPDEEEIEEEIEVDLDVEITEEEVIEDIIVEEAPEEEVAEEIFQIVEDPATPPGGYPAFYKFVADKLKYPAQARRMGIEGKVFVQFVVDTDGTLTDVQAVKGIGAGCDEEAVRVIKSAPKWSPPKQRGKPVKQRIILPITFKLG, encoded by the coding sequence ATGGAAGCTAAAAAGAGTAAAAAAGCCGACTTGAGAGGAAAATCTGGGCTTTTCTTCCAGATAGGTCTGCTGCTTGCCATGTGTCTTGTAGTTTTTGCTTTTGAATTCAAAAACTATGACGAAGGCGCACAAGTAGAAACCGCTCAAGTCCAAGACGATTTTGAAGACTTGTTGGAAATACCACCAACAGAGCAGCCGCCGCCACCGCCACCAAAAGTTCAGCAACCTGAAATTATAGAGGTTCCTGATGAGGAGGAAATCGAAGAAGAAATTGAAGTTGACCTTGATGTGGAAATTACCGAAGAAGAAGTAATTGAAGACATCATCGTTGAAGAAGCTCCTGAAGAAGAGGTAGCTGAAGAGATCTTCCAAATAGTAGAAGACCCTGCTACACCTCCTGGAGGATACCCAGCATTCTACAAATTTGTAGCTGACAAGTTAAAATACCCAGCTCAAGCAAGAAGAATGGGTATTGAAGGTAAAGTATTCGTTCAGTTCGTAGTAGATACCGACGGAACTTTAACTGACGTTCAGGCTGTAAAAGGTATCGGAGCTGGTTGTGACGAAGAAGCTGTAAGGGTGATTAAAAGTGCACCTAAGTGGAGTCCTCCAAAGCAAAGAGGTAAGCCTGTTAAACAAAGAATTATTCTACCTATCACATTTAAGTTAGGTTAA
- a CDS encoding DUF3467 domain-containing protein, which translates to MADDNKEKKDNPNQINIELSEETAEGVYANLAMIAHSNSEFVIDFIRLMPGVQKAKVKSRIVITPEHAKRLLNALNDNIQRYEDTFGPIKKTEEAPKFPLNFGGTVGEA; encoded by the coding sequence ATGGCTGACGATAATAAAGAAAAGAAAGATAATCCTAATCAGATCAATATAGAGCTTTCAGAAGAAACAGCTGAAGGTGTATATGCTAATCTGGCGATGATTGCTCACTCTAATAGTGAGTTTGTAATAGACTTTATTCGTCTTATGCCAGGAGTACAAAAGGCCAAGGTTAAATCCAGGATCGTGATTACTCCAGAGCATGCCAAACGTTTACTAAATGCCTTGAATGATAATATTCAAAGATATGAAGATACGTTCGGCCCTATAAAAAAGACTGAAGAGGCACCTAAGTTTCCCTTGAATTTCGGGGGAACGGTAGGCGAAGCCTGA
- the rpsG gene encoding 30S ribosomal protein S7, producing the protein MRKAKPKKRYILPDPKFQDTLVTRFVNYLMVDGKKSIAYNIFYEAIEQVENKTGENGLETWKKALNNIMPSVEVKSRRVGGATFQVPMEVRPDRKITLGIKWMIRYSRLRGEKTMRDRLAGEIISASKGEGAAVKKKDDTHRMAEANKAFSHFRF; encoded by the coding sequence ATGAGAAAAGCTAAACCAAAGAAAAGGTATATTCTGCCAGATCCTAAGTTTCAAGATACACTTGTTACCAGGTTTGTAAACTACCTAATGGTGGATGGCAAAAAAAGTATTGCTTATAACATTTTTTATGAAGCTATAGAGCAAGTAGAAAATAAGACTGGTGAAAATGGTCTTGAAACCTGGAAGAAAGCATTGAATAACATCATGCCTTCTGTAGAGGTGAAGAGTAGAAGAGTCGGAGGTGCAACTTTTCAAGTTCCTATGGAAGTGCGTCCTGATAGAAAGATTACTCTAGGTATTAAGTGGATGATTCGTTACTCTAGATTAAGAGGTGAAAAAACCATGCGAGATAGACTTGCTGGTGAAATTATTTCTGCCTCTAAGGGTGAAGGAGCAGCTGTGAAAAAGAAAGATGATACTCACAGAATGGCTGAAGCAAATAAAGCATTTTCACACTTTAGATTTTAA
- the chrA gene encoding chromate efflux transporter has translation MFKRVRYLIFLRDVLVLAVSAFGGPQAHIAIMFDLMVKKRGYLTEEDLIELNALCQILPGPTSTQTVTAIGFKIGGPNLAYLTLLVWMIPAVTIMTIAGITISQLESTEFTRFIQPMAVGFVAYAGLKISHKVVKTKTSAVLWLLALTGSLTFGSGSPFAFPIMLIIGGAFTALKYKAQPIEEKKGINIRWANFILWAGFFVFIAVLGHFTRYRPILLLENFYRNGSLIFGGGQVLIPFLYGEFVEFKHYLTSQEFLSGYALVQSVPGPVFSFCSYIGALSMKEYGVGGQVLGAIAASAGIFLPGTFLIFFVIRFWESLKKYRIVKASLEGINAASAGMVVSAAVLMFLPLEMNLLNISVTVCTFALLLFTKIPPPVIILAGLVIGFIF, from the coding sequence TTGTTCAAGCGAGTTCGATATTTGATATTCCTTCGGGATGTATTAGTTTTGGCTGTGAGTGCATTTGGAGGTCCACAGGCGCATATCGCTATTATGTTTGATCTGATGGTCAAGAAGAGGGGATATCTCACAGAAGAGGACTTAATAGAGCTTAATGCCTTGTGTCAGATTCTTCCGGGACCTACTTCTACACAGACTGTAACGGCAATTGGTTTTAAAATAGGAGGGCCCAATCTGGCCTACCTTACTTTGCTGGTTTGGATGATACCAGCAGTAACTATTATGACTATTGCGGGTATTACCATCTCTCAGTTGGAGTCTACCGAATTTACTCGTTTTATCCAGCCTATGGCCGTGGGCTTTGTCGCATACGCGGGGTTGAAGATTTCTCATAAAGTTGTAAAAACCAAGACATCGGCGGTGCTATGGTTGTTGGCATTAACGGGTTCATTAACCTTTGGGTCGGGCTCGCCGTTTGCCTTCCCTATTATGTTGATAATAGGAGGAGCTTTCACTGCTTTAAAATATAAGGCTCAACCTATTGAGGAAAAGAAAGGAATAAATATACGCTGGGCAAATTTTATTTTATGGGCTGGCTTCTTTGTGTTTATTGCTGTATTAGGTCACTTCACTAGATATAGGCCTATTCTGCTTTTAGAGAATTTTTATCGTAATGGTAGTTTGATTTTTGGGGGTGGACAAGTGCTTATTCCTTTTCTATATGGTGAGTTTGTTGAGTTCAAGCATTACCTAACCTCTCAAGAATTCTTATCTGGTTATGCTTTAGTGCAGTCTGTTCCTGGGCCTGTATTTTCATTTTGTTCTTATATAGGAGCGTTGTCTATGAAGGAGTATGGGGTAGGTGGGCAAGTACTTGGTGCAATAGCTGCCTCTGCTGGTATCTTCTTACCTGGTACCTTTCTTATATTCTTTGTTATTCGCTTCTGGGAGAGCTTAAAGAAATATCGTATAGTCAAGGCCTCTCTTGAAGGAATTAATGCTGCTAGTGCGGGTATGGTGGTGTCTGCCGCTGTTTTAATGTTTTTACCTTTGGAGATGAATTTATTAAATATATCCGTTACGGTTTGCACCTTCGCGCTTTTGCTGTTCACTAAGATTCCTCCTCCAGTAATTATTCTTGCCGGTCTGGTTATAGGGTTTATCTTCTAA